In the Sarcophilus harrisii chromosome 1, mSarHar1.11, whole genome shotgun sequence genome, one interval contains:
- the EEF1D gene encoding elongation factor 1-delta isoform X3 encodes MATSFLVHEKIWFDKFKYDDAERKFYEQMNGPVPVSSRQENGASVILRDIARARENIQKSLAGSANTSSSSGPSGDHSELVTRISNLEAENQSLRSVIQDLQLTISKLEIRLCTLEKSSSHRVLAPQTQHVSPMQKVEPPAGSPAKKAATPAEDDEDDDDIDLFGSDDEEEDKEAARLREERLRQYAEKKAKKPGLIAKSSILLDVKPWDDETDMAKLEECVRSIQLDGLVWGGSKLVPVGYGIRKLQIQCVVEDDKVGTDILEEEITKFEDYVQSVDIAAFNKI; translated from the exons ATGGCAACCAGCTTCCTGGTGCATGAGAAGATCTGGTTTGACAAATTCAAGTATGATGATGCAGAGAGAAAATTCTATGAGCAGATGAATGGTCCTGTGCCTGTCTCCTCCCGACAG GAGAACGGCGCCAGCGTGATCCTCCGTGACATTGCCAGAGCCAGGGAGAATATCCAGAAATCGCTGGCCGGA AGTGCAAACACCAGCTCTTCCAGTGGCCCCAGTGGGGACCATAGTGAGCTGGTGACCAGAATTTCCAACCTAGAGGCAGAGAACCAGAGCCTTCGGAGTG TGATTCAGGACCTACAGCTCACCATCTCCAAGCTTGAAATCCGGCTGTGCACCCTGGAGAAAAGCAGCTCCCATCGCGTTCTGGCTCCTCAGACACAG CATGTGTCCCCTATGCAGAAGGTGGAGCCACCCGCCGGCTCTCCCGCGAAGAAGGCGGCCACCCCGGCGGAGGACGACGAGGATGATGACGACATCGACCTGTTCGGCAGCGACGACGAGGAGGAGGACAAAGAAGCGGCCCGGCTGCGCGAGGAGCGGCTCCGGCAGTACGCGGAGAAGAAAGCCAAGAAGCCGGGCCTGATCGCCAAGTCTTCCATCCTCCTTGATGTCAAGCCT TGGGATGATGAAACGGACATGGCAAAGTTGGAGGAGTGTGTCCGCTCCATACAGCTGGATGGCCTGGTCTGGGGAGGTTCCAAGCTGGTTCCCGTGGGGTATGGCATTCGGAAGCTGCAGATCCAGTGTGTGGTAGAGGATGACAAGGTGGGCACAGACATCCTGGAGGAAGAGATCACCAAGTTTGAAGATTAT
- the EEF1D gene encoding elongation factor 1-delta isoform X4 produces MATSFLVHEKIWFDKFKYDDAERKFYEQMNGPVPVSSRQSANTSSSSGPSGDHSELVTRISNLEAENQSLRSVIQDLQLTISKLEIRLCTLEKSSSHRVLAPQTQHVSPMQKVEPPAGSPAKKAATPAEDDEDDDDIDLFGSDDEEEDKEAARLREERLRQYAEKKAKKPGLIAKSSILLDVKPWDDETDMAKLEECVRSIQLDGLVWGGSKLVPVGYGIRKLQIQCVVEDDKVGTDILEEEITKFEDYVQSVDIAAFNKI; encoded by the exons ATGGCAACCAGCTTCCTGGTGCATGAGAAGATCTGGTTTGACAAATTCAAGTATGATGATGCAGAGAGAAAATTCTATGAGCAGATGAATGGTCCTGTGCCTGTCTCCTCCCGACAG AGTGCAAACACCAGCTCTTCCAGTGGCCCCAGTGGGGACCATAGTGAGCTGGTGACCAGAATTTCCAACCTAGAGGCAGAGAACCAGAGCCTTCGGAGTG TGATTCAGGACCTACAGCTCACCATCTCCAAGCTTGAAATCCGGCTGTGCACCCTGGAGAAAAGCAGCTCCCATCGCGTTCTGGCTCCTCAGACACAG CATGTGTCCCCTATGCAGAAGGTGGAGCCACCCGCCGGCTCTCCCGCGAAGAAGGCGGCCACCCCGGCGGAGGACGACGAGGATGATGACGACATCGACCTGTTCGGCAGCGACGACGAGGAGGAGGACAAAGAAGCGGCCCGGCTGCGCGAGGAGCGGCTCCGGCAGTACGCGGAGAAGAAAGCCAAGAAGCCGGGCCTGATCGCCAAGTCTTCCATCCTCCTTGATGTCAAGCCT TGGGATGATGAAACGGACATGGCAAAGTTGGAGGAGTGTGTCCGCTCCATACAGCTGGATGGCCTGGTCTGGGGAGGTTCCAAGCTGGTTCCCGTGGGGTATGGCATTCGGAAGCTGCAGATCCAGTGTGTGGTAGAGGATGACAAGGTGGGCACAGACATCCTGGAGGAAGAGATCACCAAGTTTGAAGATTAT
- the EEF1D gene encoding elongation factor 1-delta isoform X1, which translates to MRTRKPSCPLETVWEDKHKYDEAERLFYEREATQAAAAQAQQQPEEVVNGLSQDDSGDSSGRDTKKANNGKKQKKRKRSPKNHPSQTNLALVGLSADPVWFEKPLFDQAETSYRKKLADAVTPRGLLPLEAATASQMHLALWQEKAAPRAVASKPGKALTTPCTHGSRVACHHMACGIWVNKFYFDRAEMAFVEWTQASTPPHSLDISSSQLPQDTTSVASGRGTPDEGYMTAVTTPATPGPPVRGSSFTACWPSPPANGKPQLFSLQAMMQEVWLEKPQYDDAERCFYEAMFDGHPPGKVRLQERGGPPDVARRGRKDRRNRNNTSKRIGPKRADPVPSKEVDPGLPYWYFLHKDGEPPWLSKSTYDNAESRHHATEALRMSWRAEAPPVSPVPAHRPASRAVPSASTPRLKAPVCLPHSLPEQQVASASGKGRKTPLSRKMATSFLVHEKIWFDKFKYDDAERKFYEQMNGPVPVSSRQSANTSSSSGPSGDHSELVTRISNLEAENQSLRSVIQDLQLTISKLEIRLCTLEKSSSHRVLAPQTQHVSPMQKVEPPAGSPAKKAATPAEDDEDDDDIDLFGSDDEEEDKEAARLREERLRQYAEKKAKKPGLIAKSSILLDVKPWDDETDMAKLEECVRSIQLDGLVWGGSKLVPVGYGIRKLQIQCVVEDDKVGTDILEEEITKFEDYVQSVDIAAFNKI; encoded by the exons ATGAGGACAAGGAAGCCCTCCTGCCCGCTGGAGACGGTCTGGGAGGATAAGCATAAATACGATGAAGCAGAGCGGCTATTCTACGAACGAGAAGCCACGCAGGCCGCCGCAGCCCAGGCCCAGCAGCAACCAGAGGAGGTGGTGAATGGCCTCAGCCAGGATGATTCAGGGGACAGCAGCGGGCGGGACACCAAGAAAGCCAACAACGGCAAGAAGCAGAAGAAGAGGAAGCGTTCACCCAAGAACCACCCATCCCAGACCAACCTGGCCCTAGTGGGCCTCTCAGCCGACCCAGTATGGTTTGAAAAGCCACTTTTTGACCAGGCAGAGACATCTTACCGCAAGAAGCTTGCAGATGCAGTGACTCCCCGTGGCCTCCTCCCTTTGGAGGCAGCCACAGCCTCCCAGATGCACTTAGCACTCTGGCAAGAGAAAGCAGCTCCTCGGGCAGTGGCATCCAAGCCAGGGAAGGCCCTGACGACACCCTGCACCCATGGGAGTCGTGTGGCCTGCCACCATATGGCTTGTGGCATCTGGGTTAACAAGTTCTACTTTGACAGAGCTGAGATGGCATTTGTGGAGTGGACGCAGGCGTCCACCCCGCCACATTCCCTGGACATCTCATCCTCACAGCTCCCACAGGACACCACAAGTGTGGCGAGTGGGAGGGGCACCCCAGATGAAGGGTATATGACCGCCGTAACCACTCCTGCCACCCCAGGGCCACCTGTGAGAGGCTCATCCTTCACTGCCTGCTGGCCCAGCCCGCCAGCCAATGGTAAACCCCAGCTTTTTAGTCTTCAGGCAATGATGCAGGAAGTATGGTTGGAAAAGCCCCAATATGATGATGCTGAGAGATGTTTCTATGAGGCCATGTTTGATGGCCACCCACCAGGAAAAGTGAGACTACAGGAACGGGGTGGGCCGCCTGACGTAGCACGGCGGGGAAGAAAAGATAGACGAAACAGAAATAACACAAGCAAACGTATTGGTCCAAAGCGGGCAGACCCTGTACCCTCCAAAGAAGTGGACCCTGGCTTGCCCTATTGGTACTTCTTGCACAAGGATGGCGAACCCCCGTGGCTCAGCAAATCAACCTATGACAATGCTGAATCTCGCCATCATGCTACTGAGGCTCTCCGAATGTCATGGCGAGCAGAAGCCCCTCCAGTCTCACCAGTCCCTGCCCATCGGCCTGCTTCCCGTGCTGTCCCCTCAGCATCTACACCAAGACTAAA GGCTCCTGTTTGTCTTCCCCACTCCCTACCAGAGCAGCAAGTGGCGTCGGCcagtgggaagggaaggaaaacacCTCTCAGCAG GAAGATGGCAACCAGCTTCCTGGTGCATGAGAAGATCTGGTTTGACAAATTCAAGTATGATGATGCAGAGAGAAAATTCTATGAGCAGATGAATGGTCCTGTGCCTGTCTCCTCCCGACAG AGTGCAAACACCAGCTCTTCCAGTGGCCCCAGTGGGGACCATAGTGAGCTGGTGACCAGAATTTCCAACCTAGAGGCAGAGAACCAGAGCCTTCGGAGTG TGATTCAGGACCTACAGCTCACCATCTCCAAGCTTGAAATCCGGCTGTGCACCCTGGAGAAAAGCAGCTCCCATCGCGTTCTGGCTCCTCAGACACAG CATGTGTCCCCTATGCAGAAGGTGGAGCCACCCGCCGGCTCTCCCGCGAAGAAGGCGGCCACCCCGGCGGAGGACGACGAGGATGATGACGACATCGACCTGTTCGGCAGCGACGACGAGGAGGAGGACAAAGAAGCGGCCCGGCTGCGCGAGGAGCGGCTCCGGCAGTACGCGGAGAAGAAAGCCAAGAAGCCGGGCCTGATCGCCAAGTCTTCCATCCTCCTTGATGTCAAGCCT TGGGATGATGAAACGGACATGGCAAAGTTGGAGGAGTGTGTCCGCTCCATACAGCTGGATGGCCTGGTCTGGGGAGGTTCCAAGCTGGTTCCCGTGGGGTATGGCATTCGGAAGCTGCAGATCCAGTGTGTGGTAGAGGATGACAAGGTGGGCACAGACATCCTGGAGGAAGAGATCACCAAGTTTGAAGATTAT
- the EEF1D gene encoding elongation factor 1-delta isoform X2, protein MRTRKPSCPLETVWEDKHKYDEAERLFYEREATQAAAAQAQQQPEEVVNGLSQDDSGDSSGRDTKKANNGKKQKKRKRSPKNHPSQTNLALVGLSADPVWFEKPLFDQAETSYRKKLADAVTPRGLLPLEAATASQMHLALWQEKAAPRAVASKPGKALTTPCTHGSRVACHHMACGIWVNKFYFDRAEMAFVEWTQASTPPHSLDISSSQLPQDTTSVASGRGTPDEGYMTAVTTPATPGPPVRGSSFTACWPSPPANGKPQLFSLQAMMQEVWLEKPQYDDAERCFYEAMFDGHPPGKVRLQERGGPPDVARRGRKDRRNRNNTSKRIGPKRADPVPSKEVDPGLPYWYFLHKDGEPPWLSKSTYDNAESRHHATEALRMSWRAEAPPVSPVPAHRPASRAVPSASTPRLKAPVCLPHSLPEQQVASASGKGRKTPLSRKMATSFLVHEKIWFDKFKYDDAERKFYEQMNGPVPVSSRQENGASVILRDIARARENIQKSLAGSANTSSSSGPSGDHSELVTRISNLEAENQSLRSVIQDLQLTISKLEIRLCTLEKSSSHRVLAPQTQHVSPMQKVEPPAGSPAKKAATPAEDDEDDDDIDLFGSDDEEEDKEAARLREERLRQYAEKKAKKPGLIAKSSILLDVKPWDDETDMAKLEECVRSIQLDGLVWGGSKLVPVGYGIRKLQIQCVVEDDKVGTDILEEEITKFEDYVQSVDIAAFNKI, encoded by the exons ATGAGGACAAGGAAGCCCTCCTGCCCGCTGGAGACGGTCTGGGAGGATAAGCATAAATACGATGAAGCAGAGCGGCTATTCTACGAACGAGAAGCCACGCAGGCCGCCGCAGCCCAGGCCCAGCAGCAACCAGAGGAGGTGGTGAATGGCCTCAGCCAGGATGATTCAGGGGACAGCAGCGGGCGGGACACCAAGAAAGCCAACAACGGCAAGAAGCAGAAGAAGAGGAAGCGTTCACCCAAGAACCACCCATCCCAGACCAACCTGGCCCTAGTGGGCCTCTCAGCCGACCCAGTATGGTTTGAAAAGCCACTTTTTGACCAGGCAGAGACATCTTACCGCAAGAAGCTTGCAGATGCAGTGACTCCCCGTGGCCTCCTCCCTTTGGAGGCAGCCACAGCCTCCCAGATGCACTTAGCACTCTGGCAAGAGAAAGCAGCTCCTCGGGCAGTGGCATCCAAGCCAGGGAAGGCCCTGACGACACCCTGCACCCATGGGAGTCGTGTGGCCTGCCACCATATGGCTTGTGGCATCTGGGTTAACAAGTTCTACTTTGACAGAGCTGAGATGGCATTTGTGGAGTGGACGCAGGCGTCCACCCCGCCACATTCCCTGGACATCTCATCCTCACAGCTCCCACAGGACACCACAAGTGTGGCGAGTGGGAGGGGCACCCCAGATGAAGGGTATATGACCGCCGTAACCACTCCTGCCACCCCAGGGCCACCTGTGAGAGGCTCATCCTTCACTGCCTGCTGGCCCAGCCCGCCAGCCAATGGTAAACCCCAGCTTTTTAGTCTTCAGGCAATGATGCAGGAAGTATGGTTGGAAAAGCCCCAATATGATGATGCTGAGAGATGTTTCTATGAGGCCATGTTTGATGGCCACCCACCAGGAAAAGTGAGACTACAGGAACGGGGTGGGCCGCCTGACGTAGCACGGCGGGGAAGAAAAGATAGACGAAACAGAAATAACACAAGCAAACGTATTGGTCCAAAGCGGGCAGACCCTGTACCCTCCAAAGAAGTGGACCCTGGCTTGCCCTATTGGTACTTCTTGCACAAGGATGGCGAACCCCCGTGGCTCAGCAAATCAACCTATGACAATGCTGAATCTCGCCATCATGCTACTGAGGCTCTCCGAATGTCATGGCGAGCAGAAGCCCCTCCAGTCTCACCAGTCCCTGCCCATCGGCCTGCTTCCCGTGCTGTCCCCTCAGCATCTACACCAAGACTAAA GGCTCCTGTTTGTCTTCCCCACTCCCTACCAGAGCAGCAAGTGGCGTCGGCcagtgggaagggaaggaaaacacCTCTCAGCAG GAAGATGGCAACCAGCTTCCTGGTGCATGAGAAGATCTGGTTTGACAAATTCAAGTATGATGATGCAGAGAGAAAATTCTATGAGCAGATGAATGGTCCTGTGCCTGTCTCCTCCCGACAG GAGAACGGCGCCAGCGTGATCCTCCGTGACATTGCCAGAGCCAGGGAGAATATCCAGAAATCGCTGGCCGGA AGTGCAAACACCAGCTCTTCCAGTGGCCCCAGTGGGGACCATAGTGAGCTGGTGACCAGAATTTCCAACCTAGAGGCAGAGAACCAGAGCCTTCGGAGTG TGATTCAGGACCTACAGCTCACCATCTCCAAGCTTGAAATCCGGCTGTGCACCCTGGAGAAAAGCAGCTCCCATCGCGTTCTGGCTCCTCAGACACAG CATGTGTCCCCTATGCAGAAGGTGGAGCCACCCGCCGGCTCTCCCGCGAAGAAGGCGGCCACCCCGGCGGAGGACGACGAGGATGATGACGACATCGACCTGTTCGGCAGCGACGACGAGGAGGAGGACAAAGAAGCGGCCCGGCTGCGCGAGGAGCGGCTCCGGCAGTACGCGGAGAAGAAAGCCAAGAAGCCGGGCCTGATCGCCAAGTCTTCCATCCTCCTTGATGTCAAGCCT TGGGATGATGAAACGGACATGGCAAAGTTGGAGGAGTGTGTCCGCTCCATACAGCTGGATGGCCTGGTCTGGGGAGGTTCCAAGCTGGTTCCCGTGGGGTATGGCATTCGGAAGCTGCAGATCCAGTGTGTGGTAGAGGATGACAAGGTGGGCACAGACATCCTGGAGGAAGAGATCACCAAGTTTGAAGATTAT